In Croceicoccus sp. Ery15, a genomic segment contains:
- the grpE gene encoding nucleotide exchange factor GrpE, translated as MSDDKTRDEAVENELKGVPEDMIENENAGDNPEESVDEALAKLGAELDEAKQQVLYARADTQNLRRRMEKEIADARAYAATGFARDILSVSDNLARALDAIPADLREDEKWKGLIAGIEATGREIDKVFASHGISRIAAKGLPLDPNQHQAMIEIPTNDAEPGTVVQEMQAGYMIKDRLLRPAMVGVAKKPD; from the coding sequence ATGAGCGACGACAAAACGCGCGACGAAGCAGTCGAGAACGAATTGAAGGGCGTTCCCGAGGACATGATCGAGAACGAAAACGCTGGCGACAACCCGGAAGAAAGCGTCGACGAGGCGCTGGCCAAGCTGGGTGCCGAACTGGACGAGGCGAAGCAGCAAGTGCTTTATGCCCGCGCCGACACGCAGAATCTGCGCCGCCGGATGGAAAAGGAAATCGCCGACGCCCGCGCCTATGCCGCGACCGGTTTTGCCCGCGATATACTGTCGGTGTCCGATAACCTTGCCCGTGCGCTCGACGCCATTCCCGCCGATCTGCGCGAGGATGAGAAGTGGAAGGGCCTGATCGCGGGTATCGAAGCCACAGGGCGCGAAATCGACAAGGTTTTCGCTTCGCACGGGATCAGCCGGATCGCGGCCAAGGGTCTGCCGCTTGACCCGAACCAGCATCAGGCGATGATCGAAATTCCGACCAACGATGCCGAACCCGGCACTGTGGTGCAGGAAATGCAGGCGGGTTACATGATCAAGGACCGTCTGCTGCGCCCCGCCATGGTCGGCGTCGCGAAAAAGCCGGACTGA